The Malus domestica chromosome 10, GDT2T_hap1 genome contains a region encoding:
- the LOC139188878 gene encoding cell wall protein DAN4-like, whose protein sequence is MGTTAVATSVAIRGEVHGAFTTARAVPSKAHGTKTTTQAVPSKFTWTQAQASHSHAPRIEQPTSVEQPTLVAQRALVTQPAPDEQPTPVVQPTSDKQPTPGVQPASVEQPIPMAQPAPAKQPALAAQPARAKQPALMTQLAPDEQPTPVVQPASVEQPTPVAQPALAKQPALVTQPAPNEQPTPVVQPASVKQPTYVAQPAFVEQPIPVAQLAPAKQPAFMTQPAPDEQPTPVVQPASIEQPTLTAYPAPVAFQAAQVGLRLSQPSGPTIEPGAFSPYFFAGLTFPNSNLVPEVYHPFTAQGGAFLPSSSNPNSEQHLSRQVIELTSALAQQTTLVNQLLQRIGIQRASDEVSRSRTREDRPFQQHPGKQPLDQSRAERLGSVYSRLSAQRSMHSRLGPRMSMHSRLGSYSDSQHEQPSGQSVHSWLSLQGASSTSHQSRQHDGRREAVTQSSSSSTSSLRRTRSPARNAPHALHLRHRRAKLMEEQPRPASHGWGQPRDPLPQQRQIQEEVERLLTKRLHDFQRNEVTDEALRRNMTNISRSPFTDEIEQAEPLREFSMLHFTFFKGDEDPERHLKRY, encoded by the coding sequence atgggaaccaccgcggtggctacttcggtagccattcgtggcgaggtccatggagctttcaccacggcccgagccgtgccatccaaggctcacggtaccaagaccacgacccaagccgtgccatccaagtttacgtggacccaagctcaagcctcgcattcacatgcaccgcgcattgagcagcctacttccgtcgagcagcccactctcgtggcccagcgtgctctcgtgacccaacctgctcccgacgagcagcccactcccgtggtccagcctacttccgacaagcagcccactcccggggtccagcctgcttccgtcgaacAGCCCATtcccatggcccagcctgctcccgccaagcaacctgctctcgcaGCCCAGCCTGCTCGTGCCAAACAGCCTGCTCTCATGACCCAActtgctcccgacgagcagcccactcccgtggtccagcctgcttccgtcgagcagcccactcccgtggcccagcctgctcttgccaagcagcctgctctcgtgacccaacctgctcccaacgagcagcccactcccgtggtccagcctgcttccgtcaagCAACCCACTtacgtggcccaacctgctttcgtcgagcagcccattcccgtggcccagcttgctcctgccaagcaacctgctttcatgacccagcctgctcccgacgagcagcccactcccgtggtccagcctgcttccatcgagcagcccactctcaccgCCTATCCTGCtccagtggctttccaagcagcccaagtcggcctaagactatctcaaccatccggacctaccatcgaaccgggggcattctcaccatattttttcgcaggtttgacatttcccaactcaaatctcgtgcccgaagtctaccaccctttcactgcccaaggaggcgcattccttccaagctcttccaatccaaatagcgaacaacacttgtctcgacaagtcatagagttgacgagcgcccttgcacaacagacaaccttggtgaatcaacttttgcaacgcatcgggatccaacgtgcctcggacgaggtatcccgaagtagaacAAGGGAAGACAGACCTTTTCAGCAGCAtcccggtaagcagccactcgaccagtcacgagccgaacgtttgggcagtgtatattcccgtcttagcgcgcagaggagcatgcactctcgactaggcccacggatgagcatgcattcacggttggggtcatactccgatagtcaacatgagcaaccttccgggcaaagtgtccATTCGTGGCTAAGCCTAcaaggagcatcctccacctcacatcagagtaggcagcacgacggacggagagaagcagtcactcaatccagctcaagttcaaccagcagcctgcgaagaactcgttcgcctgctaggaacgcaccacatgcactgcatctgcggcatagacgagccaaactcatggaagagcagcctagaccagcaagtcatggctgggggcaaCCGAGAgatccgctaccccaacaaaggcaaattcaggaagaagtagaaagactcttgaccaagcgattgcatgatttccaacgcaacgaggtcaccgacgaggcactacgacggaacatgaccaacataagcaggtcacccttcacggacgagatcgagcaggcagagcctctacgcgagttcagcatgctacatttcacatttttcaaaggggatgaagacccggagagacacttaaagcgctactga
- the LOC103444660 gene encoding small ribosomal subunit protein uS11m — protein MYSSLSRLSSSLIHRLARTQCPGHVELITSRSFSDSRMPPGHQENFRNGINASENGERNSRSINFVRGVVEEDGRSNFWGSQFPRYNIEQNADIVHVKLMKNNTFVTVTDSKGNKKLGASAGSIPDMKGGPKLAKYAAEATAEHVGRMSRNFGLKSVVMKVKGFTYFKKKRQAIMSWKEGFSSSRVGHSPIVYIEDTTRKPHNGCRLPKQRRI, from the exons ATGTATTCTTCTCTTTCTCGACTGTCTTCCTCTCTGATTCACCGGCTGGCTAGAACCCAATGCCCGGGTCACGTCGAGCTCATCACTTCAAGGTCTTTCTCCGACTCTAGGATGCCGCCAG GCCACCAAGAAAATTTTCGAAATGGTATCAATGCTTCTGAGAATGGAGAGAGGAATTCCAGGTCTATCAACTTTGTGAGGGGAGTAGTGGAGGAGGATGGAAGGAGCAACTTTTGGGGTTCTCAGTTTCCTCGATATAATATAGAGCAAAATGCTGATATTGTCCACGTAAAGCTGATGAAAAACAATACCTTTGTTACTGTGACGGACTCGAAGGGCAACAAGAAACTTGGGGCCTCAGCTGGTTCCATACCAGATATGAAAGGAGGACCAAAATTGGCTAAGTATGCGGCTGAAGCAACTGCAGAACACGTTGGACGCATGTCAAGAAATTTCGGCTTAAAATCAGTTGTGATGAAGGTGAAAGGGTTTACTTATTTTAAGAAGAAAAGGCAAGCTATCATGAGCTGGAAAGAGGGCTTCTCTAGTTCCCGAGTGGGTCACAGTCCAATTGTATACATTGAAGATACAACCAGAAAGCCCCACAATGGTTGTAGACTCCCAAAGCAGCGTCGTATCTAA
- the LOC139188501 gene encoding putative pentatricopeptide repeat-containing protein At3g01580 encodes MRDRDVFIWSSMIAGFGVNGQGGEALKVFDRMVKHSAVKPDDVAFLLIYSACSNSGLPGPKHYGILVDLFGRAGELEKALEIVERLPNPAAPNVWGALLGACRIHNKAKLGEVAAKNLIRLDPKHEGHYILLSNIYAIDNNWENMANLRNLIKEKGLKAMSGQSMVEAAVEAVAIKIDSSGGRE; translated from the exons ATGAGGGACAGGGATGTTTTTATCTGGAGCTCGATGATTGCAGGATTTGGAGTTAATGGACAAGGAGGAGAAGCTTTAAAAGTATTTGATCGGATGGTTAAGCACTCAGCTGTCAAGCCTGATGATGTAGCATTTCTCTTGATTTATTCTGCCTGTAGCAATTCGGGTTTG CCCGGACCTAAGCACTACGGGATACTTGTTGATCTTTTTGGCCGGGCAGGAGAGCTGGAAAAGGCCTTGGAAATTGTTGAGCGCTTGCCAAATCCTGCTGCGCCCAATGTTTGGGGAGCCTTGCTTGGTGCTTGCCGGATCCATAACAAAGCAAAGCTTGGAGAGGTTGCAGCGAAGAATCTTATCCGGTTAGATCCCAAACATGAGGGGCATTACATTTTGCTCTCGAATATATACGCCATTGACAATAATTGGGAAAATATGGCAAATCTCAGAAATTTGATAAAGGAGAAGGGGTTAAAGGCGATGTCAGGGCAGAGCATGGTTGAGGCGGCAGTTGAGGCAGTTGCTATTAAAATTGATAGTTCCGGCGGGCGCGAATGA
- the LOC103444705 gene encoding egg cell-secreted protein 1.1-like, with product MAAHTISFLFLLTALLALAMPFIASAARPLSRYSIGSSMNLAARLKLDEESANCWESLFQLQACSGEVVMFFLNGETYIGHGCCEAIRTIEHQCWPALLGTLGFTTEETDVLKGYCDEADHIESPPSSTTPSPPSISKPATKPVATGWEKLVP from the coding sequence ATGGCAGCTCACACTAtttccttcctcttccttctcacaGCTCTTCTAGCCCTGGCCATGCCGTTCATAGCCAGTGCGGCTCGACCTTTGAGTCGTTACTCAATTGGGTCAAGCATGAACCTCGCAGCGAGGTTGAAGTTGGACGAAGAATCAGCAAACTGCTGGGAATCTTTGTTTCAGCTGCAGGCCTGTTCCGGCGAGGTTGTCATGTTTTTCTTGAATGGTGAGACGTACATAGGGCACGGGTGTTGCGAAGCCATTCGGACCATTGAACACCAGTGTTGGCCTGCCTTGCTTGGCACGCTAGGGTTTACCACTGAAGAGACTGATGTACTCAAGGGTTACTGTGACGAAGCCGACCATATTGAGTCCCCTCCTTCTTCCACGACACCATCACCACCGTCGATCAGTAAGCCTGCTACTAAACCAGTTGCTACTGGTTGGGAGAAGTTGGTTCCttaa